A window of the Synechococcus sp. LTW-R genome harbors these coding sequences:
- a CDS encoding NAD-dependent epimerase/dehydratase family protein, with amino-acid sequence MTAPQHERSVCIVLLSCAVVVLKRFGVIGCGYVGSAVSRRLHRAGYDVVATVRDQLRFPLVEALGATPALLDLASEQADFRFLEKLDGLLISVAPTRQDDNYEDVYAKGIGNLVQALKISSNTRPLHITYISTVGVFGDQGGNRVHEGSPLDLSHPINRLLINAEQEILGLQGDNRDVCVLRLGGIYGPGRDMVALVQQAAGRNISRDGDHIPAWTHLEDITRGVEFARRDNLKGTFNLVDDMSLSRRQLANIICERRGLPPVIWRGAPNGARVVNASVSNTKIKHHGFTFHSPSMLGLSTLSSERVNSQA; translated from the coding sequence ATGACAGCGCCACAGCACGAGCGGTCGGTCTGTATAGTTTTATTAAGCTGCGCTGTTGTGGTGCTCAAGCGCTTTGGTGTTATTGGCTGCGGCTACGTGGGTTCGGCAGTATCCAGGCGGCTCCACAGGGCCGGATACGACGTCGTAGCGACAGTCCGAGATCAGTTGCGTTTCCCGCTCGTTGAGGCCCTGGGTGCAACGCCAGCGCTACTGGATCTTGCCTCCGAACAAGCAGATTTCCGCTTCCTTGAAAAGCTAGATGGCTTACTGATCAGCGTTGCCCCCACCCGGCAAGACGACAACTACGAAGATGTCTATGCCAAAGGAATCGGCAACCTTGTTCAAGCTTTAAAGATATCCTCTAATACCCGGCCTCTTCACATCACTTACATCAGCACTGTCGGAGTCTTCGGGGACCAAGGCGGGAACAGGGTGCACGAAGGATCACCACTTGACCTCAGCCATCCAATAAACCGTCTACTTATCAATGCTGAGCAGGAGATACTTGGGCTGCAGGGAGACAACAGAGATGTCTGCGTACTGCGCTTGGGAGGCATTTATGGACCTGGCCGGGACATGGTTGCCCTAGTCCAACAAGCCGCTGGGCGCAACATCTCTCGAGATGGTGACCATATTCCCGCCTGGACTCACCTCGAGGACATTACTCGAGGCGTAGAATTTGCCAGGAGGGACAACCTAAAAGGGACTTTCAACCTTGTCGACGATATGAGCCTAAGCCGCAGGCAATTGGCCAACATAATTTGTGAGCGCAGGGGACTTCCCCCAGTGATATGGCGCGGTGCACCCAATGGGGCCCGTGTAGTAAACGCGTCGGTTTCAAATACCAAGATCAAGCACCACGGGTTCACATTTCACTCCCCATCCATGCTGGGTTTATCAACACTCAGCAGCGAGAGAGTCAACAGCCAAGCCTGA
- the prmC gene encoding peptide chain release factor N(5)-glutamine methyltransferase, translated as MKESVTAKTLLSWRQTMLNEGGGANELDWLLDLKGGVRRQQLQALRLHPESTLTLEHGLETLEELWRRHLRQQIPLQYLVGLCPWRDLELKVAPGVLIPRQETELLVDLAVGCFSGEDRQGDLHWADLGTGSGCIAIGLAKALPGSQGVAVDQSREALTQAKANAEALLGKGVLAFAQGDWWEAIPDRWGKLDLVVSNPPYIPAAIWADLEPVVRDHEPELALNGGGDGLDAIRAIAGGACAALKPGGWLVLEHHYDQSKTVLELLDRAGLVNEQAHTDLEGVQRFAIAQRPKKTEKD; from the coding sequence ATGAAGGAGTCGGTCACAGCCAAAACCCTGCTGAGCTGGCGCCAGACCATGCTTAACGAGGGCGGAGGGGCCAACGAGCTGGACTGGTTACTGGACCTCAAAGGGGGGGTGCGCCGGCAGCAGTTGCAGGCCTTGCGGCTCCATCCCGAATCGACGCTGACGCTCGAGCACGGGCTCGAAACGCTTGAGGAGCTCTGGCGGCGCCATCTGCGCCAGCAGATTCCACTGCAATACCTGGTCGGCCTCTGCCCCTGGCGCGATCTCGAACTCAAGGTGGCCCCGGGGGTCTTGATTCCCCGCCAAGAAACCGAACTGCTCGTTGATCTCGCCGTGGGGTGCTTCAGCGGCGAAGACCGCCAAGGCGATCTGCACTGGGCCGACCTGGGAACGGGATCCGGGTGCATTGCGATCGGATTGGCCAAGGCGCTGCCGGGTAGCCAGGGCGTGGCCGTGGACCAATCCCGCGAGGCCCTGACTCAGGCGAAGGCGAACGCTGAAGCGCTCCTGGGGAAAGGAGTTCTGGCCTTCGCGCAAGGGGACTGGTGGGAGGCGATCCCAGACCGGTGGGGAAAACTCGATCTGGTGGTCAGCAACCCGCCCTACATCCCAGCTGCAATCTGGGCGGATCTTGAACCGGTGGTGCGCGATCACGAACCGGAACTCGCCCTCAATGGGGGTGGCGATGGCTTGGATGCCATTCGAGCCATTGCCGGCGGAGCCTGCGCAGCCCTAAAGCCAGGCGGTTGGCTAGTGCTGGAGCACCACTATGACCAGAGCAAGACGGTGCTTGAACTGTTGGACCGTGCCGGCCTCGTCAATGAACAAGCCCACACCGACCTGGAGGGTGTCCAACGGTTCGCCATTGCACAGCGGCCCAAGAAAACGGAGAAGGACTAG
- a CDS encoding L-threonylcarbamoyladenylate synthase — MGQSLEATAFAAALQQGQAGVFPTDTLPALATTPEHAALLWQIKQRPQNKPVILMGADGEQLFSSLKLQPEPSWLELMERHWPGALTLVVPAAGPQLELLNPGGSALGLRVPACEQARALLRISGPLATTSANRSGEEPCKNAKDVERTFPELNRLAPEPWPRPSGQASTVIALEPGGGWRLLRAGAVMPKERLN, encoded by the coding sequence GTGGGCCAGAGCCTCGAGGCGACAGCATTTGCGGCGGCACTCCAACAGGGCCAGGCCGGCGTCTTCCCCACCGACACCCTGCCGGCGCTGGCGACAACACCGGAGCATGCCGCTCTGCTCTGGCAGATCAAACAACGCCCGCAGAACAAGCCCGTGATCCTGATGGGCGCGGACGGCGAGCAGCTCTTCAGCAGCTTGAAGCTGCAACCCGAGCCAAGCTGGCTGGAGCTGATGGAGCGGCACTGGCCCGGTGCTTTGACCCTGGTCGTTCCGGCCGCAGGCCCGCAGCTCGAGCTGCTTAACCCCGGTGGGTCAGCGTTGGGCCTGCGGGTACCGGCCTGCGAGCAAGCGCGGGCACTTCTGCGGATCAGCGGCCCCTTGGCCACCACCAGCGCCAATCGCTCCGGGGAGGAACCCTGCAAGAACGCAAAAGACGTGGAGCGGACGTTCCCTGAACTCAACCGACTGGCCCCCGAACCATGGCCAAGGCCCTCCGGTCAGGCCAGCACCGTGATTGCCCTAGAGCCGGGGGGCGGATGGCGCCTGCTCCGCGCTGGTGCTGTGATGCCGAAAGAGCGCTTGAACTAA
- the psaB gene encoding photosystem I core protein PsaB, with protein MATKFPSFSQGLAQDPTTRRIWYGIATAHDFESHDGMTEEKLYQKLFSTHFGHLAIIGLWVSGNLFHVAWQGNFEQWVADPLHVRPIAHAIWDPHFGQGAITAFTQAGASSPVNIAYSGVYHWWYTIGMRTNAELYQGSIFMMILSAWALFAGWLHLQPKFRPSLAWFKNAESRLNHHLAVLFGFSSIAWAGHLVHVAIPESRGQHVGWDNFLNVLPHPAGLAPFFTGNWGVYAQNPDTAYQVFGTSEGAGTAILTFLGGFHPQSEALWLTDIAHHHLAIGCLFVIAGHMYRTNFGIGHSIREILEAHNPPNGTPGDLGAGHKGLYDTINNSLHFQLGLALASLGVVTSLVAQHMYSMPSYAFIAKDYTTQAALYTHHQYIAIFLMCGAFAHGAIFFIRDYDPEANKNNVLARMLEHKEAIISHLSWVSLFLGFHTLGLYVHNDVVVAFGTPEKQILVEPVFAQFVQAASGKAMYGFDVLLSNAGSAASSASAAYMGGWMNAINDGGNDLFLQIGPGDFLVHHAIALGLHTTTLILVKGALDARGSKLMPDKKDFGYSFPCDGPGRGGTCDISAWDAFYLAVFWALNTVGWLTFYWHWKHLAIWQGNVAQFNESSTYLMGWFRDYLWLNSSQLINGYNPFGSNNLAVWAWMFLFGHLIWATGFMFLISWRGYWQELIETIVWAHQRTPLANLVGWRDKPVALSIVQARVVGLAHFTVGYFVTYAAFLIASTSGKFG; from the coding sequence ATGGCAACGAAATTTCCTTCGTTCAGCCAGGGTCTGGCACAGGACCCGACAACCCGTCGTATTTGGTACGGGATCGCCACGGCTCACGACTTCGAGAGCCATGACGGAATGACGGAGGAAAAGCTTTACCAAAAGCTTTTCTCCACCCATTTCGGTCACCTCGCGATCATCGGCCTCTGGGTTTCGGGCAACCTGTTCCACGTCGCCTGGCAGGGCAACTTCGAGCAGTGGGTCGCCGATCCTCTGCATGTCCGTCCCATCGCTCACGCGATCTGGGATCCCCACTTCGGCCAAGGCGCCATCACTGCCTTCACCCAGGCAGGTGCCTCCTCCCCGGTGAACATTGCGTACTCCGGCGTGTACCACTGGTGGTACACCATCGGCATGCGCACCAACGCCGAGCTGTACCAGGGTTCCATCTTCATGATGATCCTGTCGGCTTGGGCCCTGTTCGCTGGCTGGCTGCACCTCCAACCCAAGTTCCGGCCTTCCCTGGCCTGGTTCAAGAACGCTGAGTCCCGCCTGAACCACCACCTCGCGGTGCTGTTCGGCTTCAGCTCCATCGCTTGGGCCGGTCACCTGGTTCACGTGGCCATTCCCGAATCCCGTGGTCAACACGTGGGTTGGGACAACTTCCTGAACGTGCTGCCTCACCCGGCAGGCCTGGCTCCCTTCTTCACTGGTAACTGGGGCGTTTACGCCCAGAACCCCGACACCGCCTACCAGGTGTTTGGTACCTCAGAAGGCGCTGGCACCGCGATCCTCACCTTCCTGGGTGGTTTCCACCCCCAAAGTGAGGCCCTCTGGCTGACTGACATTGCCCATCACCACCTGGCGATTGGCTGTCTGTTCGTGATCGCCGGTCACATGTACCGGACCAACTTCGGTATCGGTCACTCGATCCGCGAGATCCTCGAAGCCCACAACCCGCCCAACGGCACCCCCGGTGACCTGGGCGCTGGCCACAAGGGTCTTTACGACACCATCAACAACTCGCTCCACTTCCAGCTCGGTCTGGCCCTGGCTTCCCTGGGCGTTGTGACCAGCCTGGTGGCGCAGCACATGTATTCGATGCCGTCCTACGCGTTCATCGCGAAGGACTACACGACTCAGGCTGCCCTCTACACCCACCACCAGTACATCGCCATCTTCCTGATGTGCGGTGCCTTCGCTCACGGTGCGATCTTCTTCATCCGTGACTACGACCCCGAGGCCAACAAGAACAACGTTCTTGCTCGGATGCTCGAGCACAAAGAAGCGATCATCAGCCACCTGAGCTGGGTCTCCCTGTTCCTCGGTTTCCACACCCTCGGCCTCTACGTCCACAACGACGTGGTTGTGGCCTTCGGTACCCCTGAGAAGCAGATCCTGGTTGAGCCCGTCTTCGCACAGTTCGTGCAGGCCGCCTCTGGTAAGGCCATGTACGGCTTCGACGTGCTCCTCTCCAACGCCGGTAGCGCCGCTAGCAGCGCCAGCGCCGCCTACATGGGTGGTTGGATGAACGCCATCAACGACGGTGGCAACGATCTGTTCCTGCAGATCGGCCCTGGCGACTTCCTGGTGCACCACGCCATCGCCCTGGGTCTGCACACCACCACCCTGATCCTGGTCAAGGGTGCTCTGGATGCCCGTGGTTCCAAGCTGATGCCCGACAAGAAGGACTTCGGCTACTCCTTCCCCTGCGACGGCCCCGGTCGTGGCGGTACCTGCGACATCAGTGCCTGGGACGCCTTCTATCTGGCTGTCTTCTGGGCCCTGAACACCGTGGGCTGGCTCACCTTCTACTGGCACTGGAAGCACCTCGCCATCTGGCAGGGCAACGTGGCTCAGTTCAACGAATCCAGCACCTATCTGATGGGCTGGTTCCGCGACTACCTGTGGCTCAACTCCTCTCAGCTGATCAACGGTTACAACCCGTTCGGCAGCAACAACCTCGCCGTCTGGGCTTGGATGTTCCTGTTCGGTCACCTGATCTGGGCCACCGGCTTCATGTTCCTGATCTCCTGGCGCGGTTACTGGCAGGAACTGATCGAGACCATCGTCTGGGCTCACCAGCGCACCCCGCTCGCCAACCTGGTGGGCTGGCGCGACAAGCCCGTCGCTCTCTCGATCGTTCAGGCCCGTGTGGTTGGTCTGGCTCACTTCACCGTGGGCTACTTCGTGACCTACGCCGCCTTCTTGATCGCCTCCACCTCTGGCAAGTTCGGCTGA
- the psaA gene encoding photosystem I core protein PsaA yields MTISPPERGKTAKAQVDRVNNPATFELFGKPGHFDRSLAKGPKTTTWVWNLHANAHDFDSHTSDLEEVSRKIFSAHFGHLAVIFVWLSGAFFHGARFSNYSGWLADPTHVKPSAQVVWPVFGQEILNGDVGAGFHGIQITSGLFHVWRAWGITTETQLMALAIGALVMAGLMLNAGVFHYHKAAPKLEWFQNVESMLNHHLAGLLGLGSLSWAGHLIHVSLPTTALMDAIDAGSPLSLNGKTIATVADIPLPHEFFNQDLLAQLFPGFGAGINAFFTGNWAAYSDFLTFKGGLNPVTGSMWMSDIAHHHLAIAVLFIVAGHMYRTNWGIGHSIKEILEGQKGDPLLFPATKGHDGLYEFMTTSWHAQLAVNLALLGSLSIIVAQHMYAMPAYPYIGIDYPTQLSIFTHHTWIGGFLIVGAGAHAAIAMIRDYDPAKHVDNVLDRVLKARDALISHLNWVCIWLGFHSFGLYIHNDTMRALGRPQDMFSDSAIALKPVFAQWIQGLHAAAAGSTAPNALAGVSEVFNGSVVAVGGKVAAGPIPLGTADFMVHHIHAFTIHVTVLILLKGVLYARSSRLVPDKANLGFRFPCDGPGRGGTCQVSAWDHVFLGLFWMYNSLSIVIFHFSWKMQSDVWGTVNADGSVSHITNGNFANSALTINGWLRDFLWAQAAQVINSYGSATSAYGLMFLGAHFVWAFSLMFLFSGRGYWQELIESIVWAHNKLKVAPAIQPRALSITQGRAVGVAHYLLGGIATTWSFFLARIIAVG; encoded by the coding sequence ATGACCATCAGCCCACCAGAGCGTGGGAAAACGGCGAAGGCCCAGGTCGACCGGGTGAACAACCCGGCCACCTTCGAACTGTTCGGTAAGCCCGGCCATTTCGATCGCAGCCTTGCCAAAGGTCCCAAAACCACAACCTGGGTTTGGAACCTCCACGCCAACGCTCACGACTTCGATAGCCACACCAGCGATCTCGAAGAGGTCAGCCGGAAGATCTTTTCGGCCCACTTCGGTCACCTGGCTGTCATTTTTGTTTGGCTGAGCGGCGCCTTCTTCCACGGTGCTCGCTTCTCCAACTACTCCGGCTGGCTCGCTGACCCCACGCACGTCAAACCCAGTGCGCAGGTGGTCTGGCCTGTCTTCGGCCAAGAAATCCTTAACGGCGATGTGGGTGCCGGTTTCCACGGCATCCAGATCACTTCAGGCCTCTTCCATGTGTGGCGGGCCTGGGGCATCACCACTGAAACCCAGCTCATGGCCCTGGCCATCGGTGCTCTGGTGATGGCCGGTTTGATGCTCAATGCGGGCGTCTTCCACTACCACAAGGCAGCTCCCAAGCTCGAGTGGTTCCAGAACGTTGAGTCGATGCTCAACCACCATCTGGCCGGTCTGCTTGGTCTGGGTTCCCTGTCCTGGGCGGGTCACCTGATCCATGTGTCTCTGCCCACCACCGCGCTGATGGACGCCATCGATGCCGGCAGCCCCCTGTCGCTCAATGGCAAGACCATCGCCACCGTGGCGGACATCCCCCTGCCCCACGAGTTCTTCAACCAGGACCTGCTGGCTCAGCTGTTCCCCGGTTTCGGTGCTGGTATCAACGCCTTCTTCACCGGCAACTGGGCTGCTTACAGCGATTTCCTCACCTTTAAAGGTGGACTGAATCCTGTGACCGGCAGCATGTGGATGAGCGACATCGCTCACCACCACCTGGCGATCGCCGTGCTCTTCATCGTTGCCGGTCACATGTACCGGACCAACTGGGGCATCGGCCACAGCATCAAGGAGATCCTCGAGGGCCAGAAGGGCGACCCCCTGCTGTTCCCCGCGACCAAAGGTCACGACGGCCTCTATGAGTTCATGACCACCAGCTGGCACGCCCAGCTGGCCGTGAACCTGGCTCTGCTGGGCTCGCTGAGCATCATCGTTGCTCAGCACATGTATGCGATGCCCGCGTACCCCTACATCGGCATCGACTACCCCACGCAGCTGTCGATCTTCACCCACCACACCTGGATTGGTGGCTTCCTGATCGTTGGTGCTGGCGCCCACGCCGCCATCGCCATGATTCGCGACTATGACCCCGCCAAGCATGTGGACAACGTGCTCGACCGGGTGCTCAAGGCTCGCGATGCCCTGATCAGCCACCTGAACTGGGTGTGCATTTGGCTCGGCTTCCACAGCTTCGGCCTCTACATCCACAACGACACCATGCGTGCCCTGGGCCGTCCCCAGGACATGTTCAGCGACTCCGCCATTGCTCTGAAGCCCGTCTTCGCGCAGTGGATCCAGGGTCTGCACGCTGCTGCAGCCGGTAGCACCGCTCCCAACGCCCTCGCCGGCGTGAGCGAAGTGTTCAACGGTTCTGTGGTTGCCGTGGGCGGCAAGGTGGCCGCCGGTCCGATTCCCCTGGGAACGGCCGACTTCATGGTCCACCACATCCACGCCTTCACGATTCACGTGACGGTGCTGATCCTGCTGAAGGGTGTGCTTTATGCCCGCAGCAGCCGCCTGGTTCCCGACAAGGCGAACCTCGGTTTCCGCTTCCCCTGCGACGGCCCCGGCCGTGGCGGTACCTGCCAGGTGTCGGCTTGGGACCACGTGTTCCTGGGCCTGTTCTGGATGTACAACTCCCTGTCGATCGTCATCTTCCACTTCTCCTGGAAGATGCAGAGCGACGTGTGGGGCACCGTCAACGCTGACGGCTCTGTCTCCCACATCACTAATGGCAACTTTGCCAATAGCGCACTGACCATCAATGGCTGGCTGCGTGACTTCCTGTGGGCTCAGGCCGCACAGGTGATCAACAGCTATGGCTCTGCCACCAGTGCCTATGGCCTGATGTTCCTGGGTGCCCATTTCGTTTGGGCGTTCAGCTTGATGTTCCTGTTCAGTGGCCGCGGCTACTGGCAAGAGCTGATTGAGTCCATCGTCTGGGCTCACAACAAGCTGAAGGTTGCTCCCGCCATTCAGCCGCGGGCGCTCTCCATCACCCAGGGCCGTGCCGTTGGTGTTGCCCACTATCTGCTGGGCGGCATCGCGACCACCTGGTCGTTCTTCCTGGCCCGCATCATTGCGGTCGGCTGA
- the cobJ gene encoding precorrin-3B C(17)-methyltransferase, protein MNENLIWGFSLSVSGLPLLRRLLQSGDIDRLASPAEGSHWGRGELQTLLEANWSASRAFVAVGACGAITRLISPQLKDKANDPAVVVLDPHGRFAIPLLGGHGAGGEALAQSLAARCEGEAVITGAAHGEGRVALDSFGQAWGWRRNGGPWDSLMKAAARGEALTSRHLEGNPHWRELPGLAPGQEDSDPGLSVGIRADQGCRWHPPSVWLGMGCERNTSLSLLERCCDSLIARHQIAPEAIAGLASADRKADEPALLELAEHRGWPLRCFSAERLAPVAVPNPSAVVAAELGTASVAEASALLAAGPEATLLAEKQITRAEAGEQGAATAALALAASQWAPHRGHLHLIGSGPGRLDLLTPDAKAALSQSCIWVGYGLYLDLLEPLRRPDQLRSDGQLTQERERCKEALRLACEGQTVSLISSGDSGIYGMAGLALELWLELDPGDRPSFDVHPGLSALQVAAARAGAPLMHDFCTISLSDRLTPWEVIEKRLEAAAAGDFVVALYNPRSKGRDWQLERAQQLLLSGRPENTPVVLARQLGRPEEQVSLHVLGSLPIEDVDMLTLVLVGNSSSRAESGRMVTPRGYPGAELQ, encoded by the coding sequence ATGAACGAGAACCTGATTTGGGGTTTCAGCCTCAGCGTCAGCGGCCTCCCGCTGCTGCGACGCCTCTTGCAATCAGGTGACATCGACCGTCTGGCTAGCCCGGCCGAAGGAAGTCATTGGGGCCGGGGAGAGCTGCAGACCCTGCTGGAGGCCAACTGGAGCGCGAGTCGTGCCTTTGTGGCCGTCGGGGCCTGCGGGGCCATCACCCGACTGATCAGCCCTCAGCTCAAGGACAAAGCCAATGACCCAGCCGTCGTTGTCCTCGATCCCCACGGGCGCTTTGCGATTCCCCTCCTGGGGGGCCACGGAGCCGGTGGTGAGGCCCTCGCCCAAAGCCTGGCGGCCCGCTGCGAGGGTGAGGCAGTGATCACGGGAGCCGCCCACGGCGAAGGCCGGGTCGCCCTGGACAGCTTTGGTCAGGCCTGGGGCTGGAGACGCAACGGAGGCCCCTGGGACAGCCTGATGAAGGCAGCGGCCCGCGGCGAAGCGCTGACCAGCCGACACCTGGAGGGCAATCCCCATTGGCGAGAGCTGCCGGGCCTCGCCCCAGGGCAAGAGGACTCCGATCCAGGACTCTCGGTGGGCATTCGCGCGGATCAGGGCTGCCGCTGGCACCCCCCCAGCGTCTGGCTGGGCATGGGCTGCGAGCGCAACACCAGCTTGAGCCTGCTCGAGCGCTGCTGCGACAGCCTGATCGCACGACACCAGATCGCACCGGAGGCGATCGCCGGCTTGGCCAGTGCCGATCGCAAGGCCGATGAACCAGCGCTGCTGGAGCTGGCTGAACATCGCGGCTGGCCCCTGCGCTGCTTCAGCGCGGAACGCCTGGCACCGGTCGCGGTGCCCAATCCATCGGCGGTGGTTGCCGCGGAACTGGGGACGGCCAGCGTGGCGGAAGCCTCAGCCCTGCTCGCGGCCGGCCCCGAGGCGACGCTGCTGGCCGAGAAACAGATCACCCGCGCCGAAGCCGGGGAACAAGGGGCCGCGACCGCCGCTCTGGCCCTGGCCGCCAGCCAGTGGGCACCCCATCGCGGCCATCTCCATCTGATTGGCAGTGGTCCTGGACGACTGGACCTCCTCACTCCAGACGCCAAAGCAGCCCTTAGCCAAAGCTGCATCTGGGTTGGTTATGGCCTCTATCTCGATTTGCTGGAACCGCTGCGCCGGCCGGATCAACTGCGCAGTGATGGTCAACTCACGCAGGAACGCGAGCGCTGCAAGGAAGCGCTGCGACTGGCCTGCGAAGGCCAGACCGTGTCCCTGATCTCCTCCGGTGACAGCGGCATCTACGGCATGGCAGGCCTGGCCCTGGAGCTGTGGCTCGAACTGGATCCAGGCGATCGCCCCAGCTTCGACGTGCACCCCGGCCTCTCCGCCCTCCAGGTCGCCGCGGCCCGGGCAGGGGCACCCTTGATGCACGACTTCTGCACCATCAGCCTGAGCGACCGGCTGACGCCCTGGGAGGTCATCGAAAAGCGCCTCGAGGCCGCGGCCGCAGGGGACTTTGTCGTGGCCCTCTACAACCCCCGCTCCAAGGGACGAGATTGGCAGCTGGAGCGGGCTCAACAGCTCCTTCTCAGCGGCAGACCCGAGAACACCCCAGTCGTTCTGGCTCGCCAACTGGGCCGCCCCGAGGAGCAGGTCAGCCTGCACGTGCTGGGCAGCCTCCCCATCGAGGATGTGGACATGCTCACCCTCGTGCTGGTGGGCAACAGCAGCAGCCGCGCGGAATCTGGCCGGATGGTCACCCCGCGGGGGTATCCAGGCGCTGAGCTGCAATAA
- the lipA gene encoding lipoyl synthase, translated as MLKPDWLRVKAPQRERIGEVADLLLDLKLNTVCQEASCPNIGECFAGGTATFLIMGPGCTRACPYCDIDFDKSVRSLDPTEPDRLGEATARLGLKHVVITSVNRDDLSDGGASQFVACIEAVRQRSPQTTIELLIPDFCGDWNALATVMAAGPDVLNHNIETVPRLYKKARPQGIYERSLELLLQVRERWPKAYSKSGLMVGLGETDEEVMETLMDLREHRVDIVTIGQYLSPGPKHLPVDRFVTPEQFERFRTHGEQELGFLQVVSTPLTRSSYHAGEVQRLMQLHPR; from the coding sequence TTGCTGAAACCCGACTGGCTGCGCGTTAAAGCTCCCCAGCGGGAACGCATCGGCGAAGTCGCCGATCTGCTGCTGGATCTCAAGCTCAACACCGTTTGCCAGGAAGCCAGCTGCCCCAACATCGGCGAGTGCTTCGCGGGCGGCACGGCGACCTTTTTGATCATGGGCCCCGGCTGCACCCGGGCCTGCCCCTACTGCGACATCGACTTCGACAAGAGCGTTCGCAGCCTCGATCCCACCGAACCGGACAGGCTGGGGGAGGCCACGGCGCGGCTGGGCCTCAAGCATGTCGTGATCACCTCGGTGAATCGCGATGACCTCAGCGATGGCGGGGCCAGCCAATTTGTGGCCTGCATCGAGGCGGTGCGTCAGCGCTCTCCTCAAACAACGATCGAGCTGCTCATCCCCGATTTCTGCGGGGACTGGAACGCCCTGGCCACGGTCATGGCCGCCGGCCCCGATGTGCTGAACCACAACATCGAGACCGTGCCGAGGCTCTACAAGAAAGCGCGGCCCCAGGGGATCTATGAGCGCTCCCTGGAACTGCTCTTGCAGGTGCGGGAGCGGTGGCCCAAGGCCTACAGCAAATCGGGCCTGATGGTCGGCCTGGGGGAAACCGACGAGGAGGTCATGGAGACCCTGATGGATCTGCGCGAGCACCGGGTCGACATCGTCACCATCGGCCAGTACCTCTCTCCAGGTCCAAAGCACCTGCCGGTGGATCGCTTTGTCACCCCCGAGCAGTTCGAGAGGTTCCGCACCCACGGCGAGCAGGAGTTGGGCTTCCTGCAGGTCGTCAGCACGCCCCTCACCCGCAGCAGCTATCACGCCGGTGAGGTGCAGCGCCTGATGCAGCTTCACCCGCGTTAG